A window of the Cannabis sativa cultivar Pink pepper isolate KNU-18-1 chromosome X, ASM2916894v1, whole genome shotgun sequence genome harbors these coding sequences:
- the LOC115702388 gene encoding protein PLANT CADMIUM RESISTANCE 3: MYPTAPAEDDEYDNKKYSSPTVNNNNQNQNPSLAQPAYPHHHHHHHVPYITRMPVPGTATGKWSSGLCHCCDDPANCMVTCFCPCITFGQIAEIVDKGSSTCGCRGAIYGLVNMTGLACLYSCIYRSRLRGQYGLEEAPCVDCLVHFCCETCALCQEYRELKYHGFDLGIGWEANLERQQRGVTAAPMMVPPMTR, encoded by the exons ATGTATCCAACAGCACCAGCTGAAGATGATGAATATGATAATAAGAAGTATTCAAGCCCAAcagtaaataataataatcaaaatcaaaatccaaGTCTAGCACAACCAGCTtatcctcatcatcatcatcatcatcatgttcCTTACATAACCAGAATGCCTGTTCCTGGTACAGCCACAGGGAAGTGGTCTTCTGGTCTTTGCCATTGCTGTGATGACCCAGCAAATT GTATGGTGACTTGCTTTTGCCCATGCATCACATTTGGACAGATTGCTGAAATTGTAGACAAAGGTTCTTCAA CTTGTGGTTGTCGTGGGGCTATTTATGGGTTGGTTAATATGACTGGACTGGCATGCTTGTACTCGTGTATCTATCGATCAAGATTGAGAGGTCAATATGGGTTGGAAGAGGCACCTTGTGTTGATTGCTTAGTCCACTTCTGTTGTGAGACTTGTGCCCTTTGCCAAGAATACAGAGAGCTCAAGTACCATGGCTTTGATCTTGGAATAg gtTGGGAAGCCAATTTGGAAAGACAACAACGTGGAGTGACTGCTGCTCCAATGATGGTACCACCCATGACAAGATAA
- the LOC115721323 gene encoding uncharacterized protein LOC115721323: MENGEPRRSTRLNERAAVRDRARGRGRGCARGRGRGNQHVPAEAVIQENQNAPVNGQQPGQGGGNHEVPAGVVGQEHQNAPVVVPPQQEDLAQEVARLKEEIRKRDEEALNRQEQPNQGQHQFLPVQYMPVPEGRWEPIYERFASNTHQILKGARIQWKPRNG; the protein is encoded by the coding sequence ATGGAAAACGGTGAACCCAGAAGATCAACCCGCTTGAATGAAAGAGCGGCTGTAAGAGACCGAGCTAGAGGTCGAGGGCGAGGATGTGCTCGCGGTCGAGGCAGGGGAAACCAGCATGTCCCTGCCGAGGCGGTGATCCAGGAGAATCAAAATGCCCCTGTAAATGGACAACAACCAGGTCAAGGTGGGGGTAACCACGAAGTCCCTGCTGGGGTAGTTGGTCAAGAACACCAAAACGCCCCTGTAGTTGTGCCACCACAACAAGAAGATTTGGCGCAAGAAGTTGCTCGTCTCAAGGAAGAAATTAGGAAGCGAGATGAAGAGGCTCTCAACCGTCAGGAACAACCCAATCAAGGACAACATCAATTTTTGCCGGTGCAATACATGCCTGTGCCGGAGGGTCGATGGGAACCAATATATGAAAGGTTCGCAAGCAACACCCACCAAATTTTGAAGGGGGCTCGCATCCAATGGAAGCCGAGGAATGGTTAA